The Lonsdalea populi genome window below encodes:
- the fklB gene encoding FKBP-type peptidyl-prolyl cis-trans isomerase codes for MTTPSYDSVEAQASYGIGLQIGQQLQESGLEGLLPEALVAGLRDALDGQAPAVPVDVVHRALREVHERADGVRRERQRKLSVEGQRFLEENAQKEGVSSTESGLQFRVLTQGEGDIPARQDRVRVHYTGRLIDGTVFDSSVQRGQPAEFPVSGVIPGWVEALTLMPVGSKWELYIPQELAYGERGAGASIPPFSALIFEVELLEIL; via the coding sequence ATGACGACGCCTTCTTATGACAGCGTAGAAGCCCAGGCAAGCTACGGCATTGGCCTGCAGATCGGGCAACAGTTACAGGAATCGGGTCTGGAAGGGTTGCTCCCTGAAGCGCTGGTCGCCGGCCTGCGTGATGCTCTTGATGGACAGGCGCCGGCCGTACCGGTCGACGTCGTCCACCGTGCGCTGCGTGAAGTCCATGAACGTGCGGACGGGGTACGCCGCGAACGTCAGCGTAAGCTGTCAGTCGAAGGTCAGCGTTTCCTGGAAGAGAATGCGCAGAAAGAGGGCGTGAGCAGCACCGAGTCTGGTCTTCAGTTCCGCGTTCTGACTCAGGGTGAAGGCGATATCCCTGCCCGTCAGGATCGCGTGCGCGTGCACTACACGGGGCGTCTGATCGACGGTACGGTCTTCGATAGCTCCGTACAGCGCGGCCAGCCGGCGGAATTCCCGGTAAGCGGCGTTATCCCCGGCTGGGTTGAAGCGCTGACGCTGATGCCGGTCGGGTCCAAGTGGGAGCTGTATATTCCGCAGGAATTGGCTTACGGCGAACGTGGCGCCGGCGCGTCCATCCCGCCGTTCAGCGCACTGATTTTTGAAGTCGAACTGCTGGAAATCCTGTAA
- the priB gene encoding primosomal replication protein N, which yields MTKTNRLVLSGTVCKTPIRKVSPSGIPHCQFVLEHRSLQEEAGFNRQVWCRMPVVVSGHPSQALTHSITVGMQLTVHGFISCHQGRNGLNKVVLHAEQIELIDSGD from the coding sequence GTGACGAAGACGAATCGACTGGTACTGTCCGGCACCGTGTGCAAGACGCCCATTCGAAAAGTCAGTCCTTCGGGTATTCCTCACTGCCAGTTCGTGCTTGAGCACCGTTCTTTGCAGGAGGAGGCCGGATTTAACCGGCAAGTATGGTGCCGTATGCCCGTGGTTGTCAGTGGACACCCGTCACAAGCATTAACTCACAGTATAACGGTCGGCATGCAACTTACCGTTCATGGTTTCATTAGTTGCCACCAAGGGCGCAATGGCCTGAACAAGGTTGTTCTACATGCCGAGCAGATTGAATTGATAGATTCTGGAGACTAG
- the rpsR gene encoding 30S ribosomal protein S18, with amino-acid sequence MARYFRRRKFCRFTAEGVQEIDYKDIATLKNYITESGKIVPSRITGTRAKYQRQLARAIKRARYLSLLPYTDRHQ; translated from the coding sequence ATGGCACGTTATTTCCGTCGTCGCAAGTTCTGCCGTTTCACCGCGGAAGGCGTTCAAGAGATTGACTATAAAGACATCGCTACGCTGAAAAACTACATCACTGAAAGTGGTAAAATTGTACCGAGCCGTATCACCGGTACGCGTGCAAAATATCAGCGTCAACTGGCCCGTGCTATCAAGCGCGCGCGCTACCTGTCTTTGCTGCCGTACACCGATCGTCATCAGTAA
- a CDS encoding nucleoside-specific channel-forming protein Tsx translates to MKKIAFAAGVLLASSYSAAAADGQYVSDWWHQSVNVVGSYHTRFGPQLNNDLYLEYEAFAKTDWLDFYGYVDVPKFFGVGNTPDSGIWDKGSPLFMEIEPRFSLDNLTGTDLSVGPFKQWYFANNSIYDLGHNADGRQNTWYMGLGTDIDTGLPMNLSLNVYAKYQWENYQAANENQWDGYRIKVKYFVPLTPLWGGNLSYIGFTNFDFGSDLDKDSNWVDGNGKRVRTSNAIASSHILALGYDHWHYALVARYFHHGGQWQDGAEIGTPQGPIKSTGWGYYAMVGYNF, encoded by the coding sequence ATGAAGAAAATCGCCTTTGCCGCCGGTGTACTGCTGGCTTCGTCTTATAGCGCGGCGGCAGCCGACGGTCAGTATGTCTCAGACTGGTGGCACCAGAGCGTCAACGTAGTCGGCAGCTACCATACCCGTTTCGGACCTCAGTTGAATAACGACCTCTATCTGGAATACGAGGCCTTCGCGAAAACAGACTGGCTCGACTTTTACGGCTACGTGGATGTGCCCAAATTCTTTGGCGTCGGCAACACGCCCGACAGCGGTATCTGGGACAAAGGCTCTCCGCTGTTTATGGAAATCGAACCCCGCTTTTCCCTTGACAACCTGACCGGCACCGATCTCAGCGTGGGTCCCTTCAAACAGTGGTACTTTGCCAATAACTCTATCTACGACCTGGGGCATAACGCCGACGGACGTCAAAATACCTGGTATATGGGGCTAGGCACCGATATCGATACCGGTTTGCCGATGAATCTGTCGCTGAACGTTTACGCCAAATATCAGTGGGAAAACTATCAGGCGGCCAACGAAAATCAGTGGGACGGCTATCGCATCAAGGTGAAATATTTTGTACCGCTGACGCCGCTGTGGGGCGGCAATTTGAGCTACATCGGTTTCACCAACTTTGACTTTGGCTCCGATCTGGACAAGGACAGCAACTGGGTAGACGGTAACGGTAAACGGGTACGCACTAGCAACGCCATTGCCTCCAGCCATATTCTGGCGCTCGGCTACGATCACTGGCACTACGCGCTCGTCGCGCGTTATTTCCATCACGGCGGACAGTGGCAGGATGGCGCGGAGATAGGAACGCCGCAGGGACCGATCAAATCGACAGGATGGGGGTATTACGCCATGGTGGGGTATAACTTCTAA
- a CDS encoding LysM-like peptidoglycan-binding domain-containing protein has translation MGRIAPRRSKTRWDPRRLWQSGLHWWRQRPWQFSIIDETPACRSSAAIRRKPYARISPLLRQLWHLPDGFQWMEPLPYPHRRWLLIAAALLLIVLLWPYSPTPQPTRVANPTNVPLTSEPAPVQARLVNPSPRTDSVPATEQPEAPPAAAEKPWQNYQIASGQTLAQLFRDHNLPVNDVFAMAQVEGSGKPLSSLHAGQKVRLRLNAQDVVSELEIDTMDNQTVQFVRQQDGTFVRTR, from the coding sequence ATGGGCAGAATCGCGCCCAGGAGAAGTAAAACTCGCTGGGATCCCCGCAGGCTGTGGCAATCCGGCCTGCATTGGTGGCGTCAACGTCCCTGGCAGTTCAGCATCATTGATGAAACGCCAGCGTGCAGATCGTCTGCCGCCATACGGCGCAAACCCTATGCCCGAATCTCGCCGCTGCTGCGCCAGCTCTGGCATCTGCCGGACGGCTTCCAGTGGATGGAGCCGCTGCCCTATCCGCATCGTCGCTGGCTGCTGATCGCAGCGGCGTTGCTGCTGATCGTGCTGCTGTGGCCCTATTCGCCAACCCCGCAGCCCACTCGAGTCGCCAACCCAACGAACGTTCCGCTGACCTCAGAACCGGCTCCGGTTCAAGCCAGACTGGTCAATCCGTCGCCACGTACTGACTCAGTCCCCGCGACGGAACAACCCGAAGCGCCGCCTGCCGCTGCCGAAAAACCGTGGCAAAACTACCAGATAGCCTCGGGACAAACGTTGGCGCAGCTCTTTCGCGATCACAACCTGCCGGTTAACGACGTATTCGCTATGGCACAGGTTGAAGGTAGCGGCAAACCGCTCAGCAGTCTTCATGCGGGACAAAAGGTCAGACTGCGGCTGAATGCACAGGACGTGGTGTCGGAATTAGAGATCGATACGATGGATAACCAGACGGTGCAGTTTGTCCGCCAACAGGACGGCACGTTTGTTCGCACACGCTAG
- the rplI gene encoding 50S ribosomal protein L9: MQVILLDKVANLGSLGDQVNVKAGYARNFLVPQGKAVPATKKNVEFFEARRAELEAKLADVLAAAEARAAKLNELANVTIASKAGDEGKLFGSIGTRDIADAVTAAGVEVAKSEVRLPDGVLRTLGEHEVSFQVHSDVFAKLNVVIVAEA; the protein is encoded by the coding sequence ATGCAAGTTATTCTGCTTGATAAAGTAGCAAACCTGGGCAGCCTGGGCGACCAGGTAAACGTTAAAGCGGGCTACGCTCGTAACTTCCTGGTTCCGCAGGGCAAAGCTGTGCCGGCAACCAAGAAAAACGTTGAGTTCTTCGAAGCTCGTCGCGCTGAACTGGAAGCCAAACTGGCTGACGTTCTGGCCGCAGCTGAAGCTCGCGCCGCTAAACTGAACGAACTGGCTAACGTCACCATCGCTTCCAAAGCCGGTGATGAAGGTAAACTGTTCGGTTCTATCGGTACGCGTGACATCGCTGATGCGGTTACCGCTGCAGGCGTTGAAGTTGCGAAAAGCGAAGTCCGCCTGCCGGACGGCGTTCTGCGTACTCTGGGCGAGCACGAAGTGAGCTTCCAGGTTCACAGCGACGTATTCGCTAAGCTGAACGTGGTTATCGTTGCTGAAGCGTAA